Within the Dryobates pubescens isolate bDryPub1 chromosome 25, bDryPub1.pri, whole genome shotgun sequence genome, the region cagatgggcagagtccaagggcatgagattgaacacatctaagtgccaggttccacacattggccacaacaaccccatgcagtgctacagactggggtcagaatgtctggaaagcagccaggcagaaagggacctgggggtactggttgatagtaggctgaacatgagccagaagcatgcccaggtggccaaaaaggccaatggcatcctggcctgtatcaggaacagtgtggccagcaggagcagagaagacattttgcccctgtactcagccctggttaggccacaccttgagtcctgtgtccagttgtgggctcctcaatttaggaaagatgttaagtggctagaacatgtccagagaagggcaacaaagctggtgaggggtttggagcacaagccctatgaggagaggctgagggagctggggttgcttagcctggaggaggctcaggggggacgttattgctgtctacaactacctgaagggaggttgtagccaggtgggggattggtctcttctcctaggcaacctgtgacagaacaaggggacagagtctcaagctgcaccaggggagggttaagctggatgttaggaagaaatttttcacagaaagagagactggccattggaatgggctgcccagggaggtggaggagtcacctttgctggaagtttttaaagagactggatgaggcacttagtgccatgatttagttgatgagatggtgttaggtgataggttggactcaatgatctcaaaagtcttttccaacctggttaattctgtaagaTTTTACTAAGCCCTAACCACCTTTGGACAAGTTGCAAGAGtttgggctcttcagcctggacaagagaaggctccaggagaacAAACAGaatccttccagtatctgaagggggtctacaagaaagtcTGGAAAAGACATTTTACAAGGTCTtttaatgataggacaaggggcaatggattcaagcttgaggaggacagatttagactgaatattaggaaaaaattctttacggtgagggtggtgaggtactagagcaggttgcccaggaagactATGgattctccctccctggaggtgttcaaggtcaggttggatgaggccttgagcaacctggtctagagggaagtctccctgcccatggcagggagtttgaaactggatgatcttcaaggtcccttctaacctaacCCATTCCAAGAATCTATTAATCTGTGAAATTAGATGCTATTTGTGGAtccatgagcaacctggttttAGTCTGCAGCATAAGGAGGCTGCATAAAAAAGCCTGAAGAAATCATGCAAACACTTGACAACAGCAACTCATCCGTACACACTAACATCACTGATTCTTAAATTGAGATCAAGGCTATAGGACAAACTTCAAACACATTCATGTTTTGTCTGAAACCTTTGCACAAGGACTCTCTTCCTGTTAAAATCAAAACTGATGTTTAATACAGGATCTGTTTCTCCTCAAAGACTGTGCAGAAAGCCAATGGACCACTTGATTTCAGGCAAGATAACATTCAGTTGCCCAGTCTGGAATAAAGCATGTGTATCCCAAATGCCACTACCCCAACTCCAGCCAAGAAAAGACTCCATTTTCCATACATACCTACGGATTCATCTTTACATACTTCAACTTTGGCCTTAACTTGTCCTAAGGCTCCTTGTGCTGCATCTCCCCCTGATGGGTCTTTGTCATCTAAAGGCCCAGAATCAGCAGCAGTAGAATCTGGTTCTTCTGCCTGGCAGTCCAGTTCTGAAGATTTATCTAAGTGCTTTACAGGTGATACTTCCCCATTTGGGGTGATGTCATTATTTTGTTCCCTTTCatcattttccttcatttttttgtAATGCAAGCAGGGAATGCTACTAAGGGGAGGATCATGTTTCTGCAAATATAACAAAATACAAAAGGTGTCAGTACCTTCAGGTCACCAAAAGCCAAGCATAAAAACAAATGCATCAGCAAGATGGAAGTTACTTTTACTCAGTCTCAGCTCAAGCTTCTATGAGGTCAAGGGCCAAGTACACCCACTCCTGTGGTATCCTGGCACTGTGTAACACTGACACTGAACTTCAAAGTGTTTGCTGGTTCAGATCCAAACTATTTTCTGTTCAGTTACATGCAAACCCTACATGCTTTCATTAAAAAATCCATTCAGGTCTCTTGGGGTTTAAACCCACAACATTAAGCCAAATTTCTGCAGATTCCTTGGGTTCCTGAACATCACATGCTTACCTCTGTAAATAGGAACCATAAGCCACAGCTTGGGCTAGTTTATAGCTACAAATAAATGATCAAAATATACTTTTCCAGTGGAACAAACCCAGCATTTTTTAGCCATATTCTAGAACAAGAGAAACACCAAACGAGACCACCTCACTCACTTCCAGCTGCCCACAATCATTGcaaaaatgagaaaacaaaatactgTAAGAAAACTGGTATCATATTTTCAGAATCAGAGGAGTTTCTTTGTCAAGGATCTTAACTGTAACACTGGAAAGAAGCCTgccaaaacagaaaaccagtCAACTGTTTACAGAAATGTATCCAATTTTTAATTCTCGGTAAGTATTGAAATAACTGACAGCTCTCACCCTTATGCTTCCTGTTCCCAAGAAATAAGGTCTAGACCAGGTAACAACTCTAGATTCTCTATGCAGATACACAGGAATGCCTGAGTTATGGAATGTCATGATCCATCCATCTGGCAAAGGTTCTGTAGGAGGGCGGCCACGACCTTTAAAGCAAAGAATGACTTTAAACTTGGATCAACTGCTTAGCATAGAAAAGGAATAAAGTTTTTATGGCTTTTTCTGTCTCAAAAGATAAAATGACACAAAAAAAAGTTTTGCAGGAAGATTGTTTTGCTTTAATAAAAATGTGTATGCTACTAATCCACAATAAAACCTGCTAAATTACAGATTCCATTATGTTTTCAACTGAGCAGCAACAGTAACACTAATTTTTATATAGACCTATTTGTTCACCAGTgaaattttctcttctctttagtCTTCTTCATGTATTGATATAATCACAAGCACCATTATATTATATGGAGGAGTCATACTGCCTTCTGAATCAAATGAGTTTTCCATTAAAAATGTTTGCACTTGACACTGAGGGACAAATTTACACTGAGACACCAGCAGACCCACACAGCCAGCAATGAGTTAGGTTGTAAAGCCAAGGCTTCCCTGACATATTTGTCAGCAAATGCACAATAAACCCCAGGATCAAGTGTACAAGGCTTTATATTTAAAATACTACTACTTCCAGAAAATAAGATCAAAATTAGATTACAATAAACCAATATgaagaatcacacagaaaaagaaacgaTATTGCAGTAAAATGCTTACACTCAACACAAGTTAATAATGCATGGTCTCACTCCTTTCTATTCCAGAAATCAAAAAATGGTCTCACTTTTTCCTACAGAGACCAGACTCAACTGGGAGCTTCCTGACATTCCTGTGTTAGTGGAAGATTTTCCAGAGAAAATTTTGCTTGGTTTCTTGTTTCAGAATAAGTTGAAAAATGCTCCCCTAGAACAGGATCCAAATTCTAATTCAGACTGTTTCCAGTTACGTTCTCCTAGATTGGTTCACATTCTCAGCTCTTCTTTAGTTGTAACATTTAGCCAATGAAATGGCTGTACAAGTCACTGACTTTTCTAATGATTATTTTTCAGCCTAGTACTACACAAATAAAGACTTCACACAGAGCAATTTCAACAACAGAAGCTGTAACTACAGTAGGAAGAAGCCCACAATGACCACAGTCTTCAGCTCTTTCACAGTACTGGAGACAAAACCCCACACTCACCTCCTCACCACTGAGGTAATACTTCATACAAATCCACACGCTAAAATGCATTTCTCATGACATACAAAAAGTGAAGATCAAAAGCACTCCCAAAAATCAGCTTCACCATTCAGGAACACAGAAATGTTATCTCCTATAGCAGGAAGCCTTCACACAACCGTTTCACAGGAACTGCTATCCTAAGCTCTGCTTGCTGACAGACACTTGTTCTACAGACATAAGACACACCCCCAAACATTGGagatatttaataaatattaaCTTACTTTTAAGTACAGTTTTAATTTTGGTCATCATTGGCTGCACACTCGTTTCTCCATCAGACTGGTGATCACTTTCACCAGCATATTTCTCATTTTCTATTCTCCTTGTTTTGGGTGCTCGAAGACCCTCTTCCAGCAGAGCATCCACATCATTATCAAAGTCATCCTGAAAGAGACTTTATCAGACACTATCCTCCTGGGTCTACTagcctccctttccccttgcaAAGAAAAAGTGCACAATCTTGCTAGGTACTTCCATACAGAGAGAAACTAGAAATTTCCAACGATTGCAGtaaaaagactgaaaaataagaaaataagttTTTGTAAGCAAGAACTGGTATTTTTTCCACAATGAAACGAGTTACAAGTGTCTAAGAAGCTATTTAAACATTGGGTTTAGACAAGATTATGGAAGCTGCCACACAACTCAGACATTTGACCAAATTAACTGACACAAGTTTTCAGCCAAATTTCAGTCTCTGGAGATTCTGCCTGACTCAAGTATTGCTCATTTCTAGAAGAGACTGTTTCACTGATTATctttgcagctttttttttcctccagtcaCTTGGAAACCCCTTGCCCACCAAAAACCTGTGGAGTTACTTACCTCATACGAGTAATTCAAAGTTTCTTCATCCACTTTATCTCTTTGAACGATTGCTTTAGATGTGAACCCTCCTCCTTCTTCATCTATTTCCATCAAATTGTCGGTAAAATCTTCTAGCTCATCCAGAACTGCATATTCCACTCGTTTTTCCTGATCAATATCGTTTTCATCATCCTTCTTATCATCATTTTCACCCCCTATCCCTACAGCTTTACCATTACTACCACCAAAAGGACAAACATGCAAATCCCCATTGACATTATTCATACCAAAATCTGTATCTGCCTTATAATCCTGCTCAACTCCAGTGTACAGAACTTTCCTATCTTTGCTTTTGCAGCTTTCCGTAAAGCTAACGCTAATCTTTACATCTTTAAGTAACTTAAGATCTGGGGTGAACTTTCGAACTGAAGGTGCATGACGAGCAGTTCTTGGGCTTTGGTCACTATTGTTAGGGTCTATTATAAGACGGCTTTTGTAGCAGGCAGATCCCTTTGTGAGAAGCTGTGTTCTGCAGATACTGTGCGTGTCCCCAGCAGGGGTATCTGACTGTCCATCACCACCAGAGCCAACGTCCATTACCTCTGCGTCACTGGACGTttgcaggggaggtggtggaggctgttCGTTAGGCGGCAGAGGTGGGGGACAAGTATGATTCTCCACATTCATTTCTCTTGCAGGTTCTTTAGGGAGGGGTGGTACATTTTCATAGCTCTCCATTTTTTAAACTACTGTTTTAAGAAAAACAATctttaataaatgcttatagCTATATTCCTAACATGCATAAGTCCATCAAGATTGGTTTATCATGCTCTATTCAATATGCAACACTGATGATTCAGTTAAGCTGACTACATTGTTCTTTTCATTAATGTAGACAGCTTTCAGAATCACTGTCTCAATTATTGGAAATCACAATGCATTCAGCTTAAATAGCTGAAGACTAAGACTGCATCTTCACTGGACAAGCAGgtctccctttcttctttcaacctacaaggagaaaaagaaaaaaaaaaaaaaaagatctttgtcacagaaaataaatggaaatagTTTCCCAGGCAAAAAGGAAGAGATGTCACTCCTTCCAGCATACATGTCAAGTAGAAGAGTGACATTTTTACAGTGAAAAATGAAGGGTATCTTCCTACTATTTTGAATGGGGCAACTTTTTTTTACTCTTGATCTGTACACCAGCAGGAAAACTTGCTGTCATATATTCACCTATATAAATTGTGGACTATCTCTTCCTGGTGAGCAGGCTGGGAATGAAGTATGGCATGTGCAGGAACCAGACTCATAAATGTGCATTTTGGGGGGATTATCCCATGATTTAAAATAACCTGGTGTTCAAGCCATACTTACCCACACAGCAGAAAGGACAATTATCTTACAGTTTAAGACAATCTGCAAAATCAGTAAGATTTCAACACCTATGGTCTTATGggggttgctttgtttttcacatAGTGGGCTCTTTCTACTGTATCAATGATGGCTTCCTCAATTATATTTTTGTTATCTGTGGAGGACTATAAGCACTTAGGGAAAGAAAGTAGAATTTCTTACCTGCTCTTTTGGTTTCTCCAAGTCCCTCTATGTCATCCCAAACTGGGTTTAAATCTTCCTACCAGCTAAAAACAAAGCAGTATAACTCTGCCCAAGACAATTGGCTGAATCTGCTCTGTTCAAAGCATTTCCATGAAGTAGAAAGTATTCTAGGAAGACAAGCTTTGAGTCCTCAGTGTTGCTGCGTAACATTTGAAGGCAATAGAGCAGAAAGTCTGGGTTGTCATGAGGGACTTCAGAGAAGCCAAACAGTTCTCTAATGTATCTCTACACCAGTCCAGACAGAACAAACCAACAGCAATATCCACACACCAACTGGGGCAAGGCAGGAAGCTGGGACTTGGGAGTTATAATGAGGTCAGTTAAAATTCAACAGCAGACAGAAGCTACCTACCTGgaagctgaaagaaaagcaaaatatacaaacaacaaagcaaactcCTATTTTAGTGATCTGGCAATAAAGTTTTGCTGAAGCACTAATTCATATTTTTGGttggcttttattttgtttgggtctgtgttttggttgggttttttttttttcttttgtttgcttgttttgaatATACTCAAAATTGTGACACATTAAATATCCTGAGCTCATCATACACTGTAGAATTACTAAGGAAAATCCATTTTGATAAAACCTCTAAAATAATTCCATCTTCTCCGATACAAACGCATGACTTTACAGGATGAAAACCATCTCATCGACCAGTAAGATAAGCAGTTCTATACATTTCAACCTATCTGTCCACATTGAATTTTAAAGTTGTGATCAATTCCTCCTTCTTTCAAAAGTTTCTAAAATAGCTAATAAATTTCTAGAACTGTTCTGTATACATttgttcctcatcttcagatttaaaagaaaaaagtgaatgATAAACTCTCCACAATAAATCATTACTGTCTTCATTGTTAACTCTGAACAAAAGAATCAAAAGTCACAGTACAAGTTCAGTAACTTCTGAAAACTAAATGCCTAAGTCATCTAATTTTTCTACCTTCAAGTCTTCAGAATACTCTTTCAAAGACCAAAAAGAAGTAATTTACACAGAAATTAAATAGGGAAATTGACTGAATTCAGGAATACCAAGGAGCTACCTGGTCCAACTAGAAAGACTGACAAATTGTAATATGTGATTGTGGATGCACTCCCAATACACATGCTGCTCCTACATTAAGGAGTGTTTTAACACCACCAATGTCAAAACCAACTTCACCTGCCTTAGTTTGGTAGTTCCTTGGCACTACACCTCTGCTCTTTGCAGCAAAGATATCTTCTTGTTCTATTCATGCACGATTAACAAGGAAAATTTTGTTGTCTTTCCCATCTTGCTGGCCTTGAGACAATGAACAGCATACCAAATCACTATCATGGATTGTCTATTGCTCAGTACACGTACTGCGGCCAGAGAAAGTACCAGACCAAGATGAGTTTAAACTAGCATTTGCATTTCCAGCCATAAACCTGCCACTTCCCCAGGGTAAGGTAACAGCCTGGCCCCGCTGAAGTTACACAGTGGGCTACAATACCTTCCTATAAACTACAAAAAGCCAGGGAGCAACCGAGTAACAAGGTCCACCTCCCAACTACTTCCTTGCCAACTGATGTTACAATGTGCCCTTTATATCAGGGGTTGGAAAAAACGAACAAACCCAGGAAGGATTTTAACTTAGATATTTGAAACCAAAGACAAGGGATGAAGCCTATGAGGAAGAGTTAGATAAGCTTATGGACAGACCTTAGATCTAAGGCACTGAACCGCCACATATAAAAAACAGACTTAGCATACTAGGTTATTAGAATACAACATAGCCTGCTTATTGTCATCCTTAATTAATTTACCCTGAAAGAATAAATTTTATTCTCCAAAGCTCCACCAAATTCCATCAACGGTTTCTAGAAGGACTCCTTAAAAAGGCATACAACCCCACCAACAGCTGCAAAAGACAGCACAAAAGACTGCAGGAATTCTGGATGCACTGCAAAAAATAGGAACACACAGCTCAAGTTCTGCCTTttcaagacaggaaaaaaaatagatcaGAATCTTTAACTGTGTAACCAGTACTGCCCAACTCAGAGGAGCTCCTTCAGTGCTTTGTGCATCATCAGTCTTACAAGCAGGTCCAGTAAAGAACGTATTTTCTTTATGAATACCTGTGGCTGCAATCAGAAACAAGGAACAGCATACTACAGA harbors:
- the DGCR8 gene encoding microprocessor complex subunit DGCR8 isoform X1 → MESYENVPPLPKEPAREMNVENHTCPPPLPPNEQPPPPPLQTSSDAEVMDVGSGGDGQSDTPAGDTHSICRTQLLTKGSACYKSRLIIDPNNSDQSPRTARHAPSVRKFTPDLKLLKDVKISVSFTESCKSKDRKVLYTGVEQDYKADTDFGMNNVNGDLHVCPFGGSNGKAVGIGGENDDKKDDENDIDQEKRVEYAVLDELEDFTDNLMEIDEEGGGFTSKAIVQRDKVDEETLNYSYEDDFDNDVDALLEEGLRAPKTRRIENEKYAGESDHQSDGETSVQPMMTKIKTVLKSRGRPPTEPLPDGWIMTFHNSGIPVYLHRESRVVTWSRPYFLGTGSIRKHDPPLSSIPCLHYKKMKENDEREQNNDITPNGEVSPVKHLDKSSELDCQAEEPDSTAADSGPLDDKDPSGGDAAQGALGQVKAKVEVCKDESVDLEDFRRYLEKRFDFEQVTVKKFRTWAERRQFNREMKRKQAESERPILPANQKLITLSVQDAPTKKEFVINPNGKSEVCILHEYMQRVLKVRPVYNFFECENPSEPFGASVIIDGVTYGAGTASSKKLAKNKAARATLEILIPDFVKQTSEEKPKDSEELEYFNHISIEDSRVYELTSKAGLLSPYQILHECLKRNHGMGDTSIKFEVIPGKNQKSEYVMTCGKHTVRGWCKNKRVGKQLASQKILQLLHPHVKNWGSLLRMYGRESSKMVKQETSDKSVIELQQYAKKNKPNLHILNKLQEEMKKLAQEREETRKKPKMTIVESAQPGSEPLCTVDV
- the DGCR8 gene encoding microprocessor complex subunit DGCR8 isoform X2; the protein is MESYENVPPLPKEPAREMNVENHTCPPPLPPNEQPPPPPLQTSSDAEVMDVGSGGDGQSDTPAGDTHSICRTQLLTKGSACYKSRLIIDPNNSDQSPRTARHAPSVRKFTPDLKLLKDVKISVSFTESCKSKDRKVLYTGVEQDYKADTDFGMNNVNGDLHVCPFGGSNGKAVGIGGENDDKKDDENDIDQEKRVEYAVLDELEDFTDNLMEIDEEGGGFTSKAIVQRDKVDEETLNYSYEDDFDNDVDALLEEGLRAPKTRRIENEKYAGESDHQSDGETSVQPMMTKIKTVLKSRGRPPTEPLPDGWIMTFHNSGIPVYLHRESRVVTWSRPYFLGTGSIRKHDPPLSSIPCLHYKKMKENDEREQNNDITPNGEVSPVKHLDKSSELDCQAEEPDSTAADSGPLDDKDPSGGDAAQGALGQVKAKVEVCKDESVDLEDFRRYLEKRFDFEQVTVKKFRTWAERRQFNREMKRKQAESERPILPANQKLITLSVQDAPTKKEFVINPNGKSEVCILHEYMQRVLKVRPVYNFFECENPSEPFGASVIIDGVTYGAGTASSKKLAKNKAARATLEILIPDFVKQTSEEKPKDSEELEYFNHISIEDSRVYELTSKAGLLSPYQILHECLKRNHGMGDTSIKFEVIPGKNQKSEYVMTCGKHTVRGWCKNKRVGKQLASQKILQLLHPHVKNWGSLLRNL